A single window of Dermacentor albipictus isolate Rhodes 1998 colony chromosome 1, USDA_Dalb.pri_finalv2, whole genome shotgun sequence DNA harbors:
- the LOC135903706 gene encoding sulfotransferase ssu-1-like isoform X1, protein MSSNPSGSGQAGGSSQSGSQASSKKGAKKGSKKEVPEKKDEPPMEVLYTAKDLRFPTYVIIDGLYLPINVDEMSLRYALNYRPSKGDIMVVSYPKCGGVWVAQIVYLLLNDCVPLADAKAFDEQMPNLEESGYLMPRERGAADDVRVVRSHLPYHKMRVNPMAKYIYVTRNPKDCCVALYHYIRHVNIYRFKEGLWDNFFEWFIRGRISYNDYFDHIIHYWVHRKDCHVLFLTYENMTLDHKSHIFMLANFIGGVAGTMVKDRHMLKKLIHRSSYSYMSQFFKDEDHLGNLAKGRIGEWKVVFSPTQAARLDRKFYERFGNSEIANLWRYIVRFDKPAA, encoded by the exons ATGTCCTCAAATC CGAGTGGGAGCGGCCAGGCTGGCGGCAGCAGCCAGTCCGGGTCGCAGGCTAGCAGCAAGAAGGGCGCCAAGAAAGGTTCCAAGAAGGAAGTGCCTGAGAAGAAGGACGAGCCGCCCATGGAAGTCCTCTACACGGCCAAGGATCTCAG GTTTCCGACGTACGTGATCATTGACGGTCTCTACCTGCCCATCAACGTTGACGAGATGTCATTGCGCTACGCCCTCAACTACAG GCCTTCGAAGGGTGACATTATGGTGGTCTCGTATCCGAAGTGTGGCGGTGTCTGGGTGGCTCAGATCGTCTACCTGCTCCTCAACGACTGCGTCCCCTTGGCAGATGCCAAAGCCTTCGATGAGCAG ATGCCGAACCTCGAGGAGTCCGGCTACCTGATGCCCCGAGAGCGCGGCGCCGCCGACGACGTGCGCGTCGTGCGCTCCCACCTGCCCTACCACAAGATGCGCGTCAATCCGATGGCCAAGTACATCTACGTGACGCGCAACCCCAAGGACTGCTGCGTGGCCCTGTACCACTACATCAGGCACGTGAACATCTACCGGTTCAAGGAGGGCCTGTGGGACAACTTCTTCGAGTGGTTCATACGGGGCCGCATCAGCTACAACGACTACTTTGACCACATCATCCACTACTGGGTGCACCGCAAGGACTGCCACGTGCTCTTCCTCACCTACGAGAACATGACGCTCGACCACAAGAGCCACATCTTCATGCTTGCCAACTTCATCG GTGGCGTAGCTGGGACCATGGTCAAGGACCGGCACATGCTGAAGAAGCTCATCCACCGCAGTTCCTACTCGTACATGTCGCAGTTCTTTAAGGACGAGGATCACCTCGGCAACTTGGCCAAGGGCCGCATCGGCGAGTGGAAGGTTGTGTTCTCGCCCACACAGGCGGCACGCCTCGACCGCAAGTTCTACGAGCGCTTCGGGAACAGCGAGATCGCCAACCTGTGGCGGTACATCGTGCGCTTCGACAAGCCCGCCGCCTGA
- the LOC135903706 gene encoding sulfotransferase ssu-1-like isoform X2, which yields MSSNPSGSGQAGGSSQSGSQASSKKGAKKGSKKEVPEKKDEPPMEVLYTAKDLRPSKGDIMVVSYPKCGGVWVAQIVYLLLNDCVPLADAKAFDEQMPNLEESGYLMPRERGAADDVRVVRSHLPYHKMRVNPMAKYIYVTRNPKDCCVALYHYIRHVNIYRFKEGLWDNFFEWFIRGRISYNDYFDHIIHYWVHRKDCHVLFLTYENMTLDHKSHIFMLANFIGGVAGTMVKDRHMLKKLIHRSSYSYMSQFFKDEDHLGNLAKGRIGEWKVVFSPTQAARLDRKFYERFGNSEIANLWRYIVRFDKPAA from the exons ATGTCCTCAAATC CGAGTGGGAGCGGCCAGGCTGGCGGCAGCAGCCAGTCCGGGTCGCAGGCTAGCAGCAAGAAGGGCGCCAAGAAAGGTTCCAAGAAGGAAGTGCCTGAGAAGAAGGACGAGCCGCCCATGGAAGTCCTCTACACGGCCAAGGATCTCAG GCCTTCGAAGGGTGACATTATGGTGGTCTCGTATCCGAAGTGTGGCGGTGTCTGGGTGGCTCAGATCGTCTACCTGCTCCTCAACGACTGCGTCCCCTTGGCAGATGCCAAAGCCTTCGATGAGCAG ATGCCGAACCTCGAGGAGTCCGGCTACCTGATGCCCCGAGAGCGCGGCGCCGCCGACGACGTGCGCGTCGTGCGCTCCCACCTGCCCTACCACAAGATGCGCGTCAATCCGATGGCCAAGTACATCTACGTGACGCGCAACCCCAAGGACTGCTGCGTGGCCCTGTACCACTACATCAGGCACGTGAACATCTACCGGTTCAAGGAGGGCCTGTGGGACAACTTCTTCGAGTGGTTCATACGGGGCCGCATCAGCTACAACGACTACTTTGACCACATCATCCACTACTGGGTGCACCGCAAGGACTGCCACGTGCTCTTCCTCACCTACGAGAACATGACGCTCGACCACAAGAGCCACATCTTCATGCTTGCCAACTTCATCG GTGGCGTAGCTGGGACCATGGTCAAGGACCGGCACATGCTGAAGAAGCTCATCCACCGCAGTTCCTACTCGTACATGTCGCAGTTCTTTAAGGACGAGGATCACCTCGGCAACTTGGCCAAGGGCCGCATCGGCGAGTGGAAGGTTGTGTTCTCGCCCACACAGGCGGCACGCCTCGACCGCAAGTTCTACGAGCGCTTCGGGAACAGCGAGATCGCCAACCTGTGGCGGTACATCGTGCGCTTCGACAAGCCCGCCGCCTGA